From the genome of Motilibacter peucedani, one region includes:
- a CDS encoding cob(I)yrinic acid a,c-diamide adenosyltransferase, translating to MVHLTRIYTRTGDDGTTALGDGSRVAKTDARLAAFADVDEANSAIGVAIALGGLDRSVVDVLTSVQNDLFDVGADLCRPVAADEPAAGEPRAPLRVSAAYVERLESHCDVFNADLPALRSFVLPGGTAGAALLHVARTVARRAERSTWAAREAYGDGVNRLAAEYLNRLSDLLFILARAANTGTGDVLWTPGG from the coding sequence GTGGTCCACCTGACGCGCATCTACACCCGCACCGGCGACGACGGCACGACCGCCCTGGGCGACGGATCGCGGGTGGCCAAGACCGACGCGCGGCTCGCGGCGTTCGCCGACGTCGACGAGGCCAACAGCGCCATCGGCGTGGCCATCGCGCTCGGCGGGCTCGACCGCTCGGTCGTCGACGTGCTCACCAGCGTCCAGAACGACCTGTTCGACGTCGGCGCCGACCTGTGCCGACCGGTGGCTGCCGACGAGCCGGCAGCGGGCGAGCCGCGGGCACCGCTGCGGGTCAGCGCTGCCTACGTCGAGCGCCTCGAGTCGCACTGCGACGTCTTCAACGCCGACCTGCCGGCGCTGCGCTCGTTCGTGCTGCCCGGCGGAACCGCCGGCGCGGCCCTGCTCCACGTCGCGCGCACCGTGGCCCGGCGGGCCGAGCGCTCGACCTGGGCGGCGCGCGAGGCCTACGGCGACGGGGTGAACCGGCTCGCGGCGGAGTACCTCAACCGCCTCTCCGACCTGCTCTTCATCCTCGCCCGCGCCGCCAACACCGGCACCGGCGACGTCCTGTGGACCCCTGGCGGCTGA
- the atpA gene encoding F0F1 ATP synthase subunit alpha produces MTELTIRPDEIRDAIERTLAQYAPETTREEVGTVLEAGDGIARVEGLPSVMANELLRFEDGTLGLALNLEEREIGVIVLGEFAGIEAGQPVKRTGEILSVPVGDAFLGRVVDPLGNPIDGLGPIETTERRALELQAATVVQRKEVKEPLQTGIKAIDAMTAIGRGQRQLIIGDRQTGKTAIALDAIINQREAWKAGDEKLRVKCVYVAIGQKGSTISQVRAALEEAGALEYTTIVAAPASDAAGFKYLAPYTGSAIAQHWMYAGDASLIVFDDLSKQADAYRAVSLLLRRPPGREAYPGDVFYLHSRLLERCAKLSDELGGGSLTGLPIVETKGNDVSAFIPTNVISITDGQCFLETDLFNQGVRPAINVGISVSRVGGSAQIRAMKKIAGRLRVDLAQYRELEAFAAFGSDLDAASKQQLARGSRLVELLKQPQYSPFSVEREVVSIWAGTQGKLDDVPVEDVRRFEAEFLDHVGREHQAVYDSIVATKDLSDDTVSVLNDAVDAFKKQFTTSSGEQLVKDEPVGPLDRGDVTREGVRRHVRTEDQVKQASGPVGRSGASENTPG; encoded by the coding sequence ATGACGGAGCTGACGATCCGCCCGGACGAGATCCGCGACGCGATCGAGCGGACCCTCGCGCAGTACGCGCCGGAGACGACCCGCGAGGAGGTCGGCACGGTGCTCGAGGCCGGCGACGGCATCGCGCGCGTCGAGGGGCTGCCCTCGGTCATGGCCAACGAGCTGCTGCGCTTCGAGGACGGGACCCTGGGTCTCGCCCTCAACCTCGAGGAGCGCGAGATCGGCGTGATCGTGCTCGGCGAGTTCGCCGGCATCGAGGCGGGCCAGCCCGTGAAGCGCACCGGTGAGATCCTCTCGGTGCCCGTGGGCGACGCCTTCCTCGGCCGCGTGGTCGACCCGCTGGGCAACCCGATCGACGGCCTCGGCCCGATCGAGACCACCGAGCGCCGGGCCCTCGAGCTGCAGGCCGCCACGGTCGTGCAGCGCAAGGAGGTCAAGGAGCCGCTCCAGACCGGCATCAAGGCGATCGACGCCATGACCGCGATCGGCCGCGGCCAGCGCCAGCTGATCATCGGCGACCGCCAGACCGGCAAGACGGCCATCGCGCTCGACGCGATCATCAACCAGCGCGAGGCCTGGAAGGCCGGCGACGAGAAGCTGCGCGTCAAGTGCGTCTACGTCGCCATCGGCCAGAAGGGCTCGACGATCTCGCAGGTCCGCGCGGCCCTCGAGGAGGCCGGCGCGCTCGAGTACACCACCATCGTCGCGGCCCCGGCCTCCGACGCGGCGGGCTTCAAGTACCTCGCCCCCTACACCGGCTCGGCGATCGCGCAGCACTGGATGTACGCCGGTGACGCCTCGCTGATCGTCTTCGACGACCTCTCCAAGCAGGCCGACGCCTACCGCGCCGTCTCGCTCCTGCTGCGCCGCCCGCCGGGCCGCGAGGCCTACCCCGGCGACGTCTTCTACCTGCACTCGCGCCTGCTCGAGCGCTGCGCGAAGCTCTCCGACGAGCTCGGCGGCGGCTCGCTGACCGGTCTGCCGATCGTCGAGACCAAGGGCAACGACGTCTCGGCGTTCATCCCGACCAACGTCATCTCGATCACCGACGGCCAGTGCTTCCTCGAGACCGACCTGTTCAACCAGGGCGTCCGCCCGGCGATCAACGTCGGCATCTCGGTCTCGCGCGTCGGCGGCTCGGCCCAGATCCGCGCCATGAAGAAGATCGCCGGCCGCCTGCGCGTCGACCTGGCGCAGTACCGCGAGCTCGAGGCGTTCGCGGCCTTCGGCTCCGACCTCGACGCCGCGTCGAAGCAGCAGCTGGCCCGCGGCTCCCGCCTGGTCGAGCTGCTCAAGCAGCCGCAGTACTCCCCGTTCTCGGTCGAGCGCGAGGTCGTCTCGATCTGGGCCGGCACCCAGGGCAAGCTCGACGACGTGCCGGTCGAGGACGTACGCCGCTTCGAGGCCGAGTTCCTCGACCACGTCGGCCGCGAGCACCAGGCGGTCTACGACTCGATCGTCGCGACCAAGGACCTCAGCGACGACACGGTCTCGGTGCTCAACGACGCGGTCGACGCGTTCAAGAAGCAGTTCACGACCTCCTCGGGCGAGCAGCTGGTCAAGGACGAGCCGGTCGGCCCGCTCGACCGCGGCGACGTCACCCGCGAGGGCGTCCGTCGCCACGTCCGCACCGAGGACCAGGTCAAGCAGGCCTCCGGTCCGGTCGGGCGCAGCGGCGCCTCCGAGAACACGCCGGGCTGA
- the atpB gene encoding F0F1 ATP synthase subunit A translates to MSAQLLASAPGFEAPGVEDFWQPFAGDGAWALTRASIVMVLSVVVLVAVLVAVTRKLTLVPSRTQFMAEGTYSLVRNGLGREIIGSHDFLRFVPLLFSLFTIILLSNVLAIVPFVQFPTMSRIGFPAALTLVVFVVYHFVGIKNKGVVNYFKGLVPAGVTGALVVPIFLLELITDLFTRPVTLALRLFGNMFAGHILLLLFVTGADYMLRTADSGVLHVLSVGPFLGAFVMTAFELLVEVLQAYIFTLLAALYIAGSLADEH, encoded by the coding sequence ATGAGCGCGCAGCTGCTCGCCTCTGCCCCCGGCTTCGAGGCCCCCGGGGTCGAGGACTTCTGGCAGCCGTTCGCCGGCGACGGCGCCTGGGCGCTGACCCGCGCCAGCATCGTCATGGTGCTCAGCGTCGTGGTGCTCGTCGCCGTGCTCGTCGCCGTGACGCGCAAGCTGACCCTGGTGCCGAGCAGGACCCAGTTCATGGCCGAGGGCACCTACAGCCTGGTGCGCAACGGGCTGGGCCGCGAGATCATCGGCAGCCACGACTTCCTGCGCTTCGTGCCGCTGCTGTTCTCGCTGTTCACGATCATCCTGCTGAGCAACGTGCTGGCCATCGTGCCGTTCGTGCAGTTCCCGACGATGAGCCGCATCGGCTTCCCGGCGGCGCTCACGCTGGTGGTGTTCGTCGTCTACCACTTCGTGGGGATCAAGAACAAGGGCGTCGTCAACTACTTCAAGGGTCTCGTGCCCGCGGGCGTCACCGGCGCCCTCGTCGTGCCGATCTTCCTGCTGGAGCTGATCACCGACCTGTTCACCCGGCCGGTCACGCTCGCGCTGCGACTGTTCGGCAACATGTTCGCCGGCCACATCCTGCTGCTGCTGTTCGTCACCGGCGCCGACTACATGCTGCGCACCGCCGACTCCGGCGTGCTGCACGTGCTGTCGGTGGGCCCGTTCCTCGGTGCCTTCGTCATGACGGCCTTCGAGCTGCTCGTCGAGGTGCTGCAGGCCTACATCTTCACGCTGCTCGCAGCCCTCTACATCGCCGGCTCACTCGCCGACGAGCACTAG
- the atpD gene encoding F0F1 ATP synthase subunit beta produces MTATLDEKQGTGSAGATGRVSRVIGPVVDVEFSADTMPDIYNALQVQVELGELSKTLTLEVAAHIGDNLVRAISMQPTDGLVRGAAVTDTGGPISVPVGDVTKGHVFNALGESLDVPTASLEITERWPIHRQPPHFDQLESKTEMFETGIKVIDLLTPYVQGGKIGLFGGAGVGKTVLIQEMIYRVANNHSGVSVFAGVGERTREGNDLIAEMTETGVINQTALVFGQMDEPPGTRLRVALSALTMAEYFRDVQGQDVLLFIDNIFRFTQAGSEVSTLLGRMPSAVGYQPTLADEMGVLQERITSTRGHSITSMQAIYVPADDITDPAPHTTFAHLDATTVLSRPISELGIYPAVDPLDSTSRILDPRYVGDEHYQTAQRVKEILQRYKDLQDIIAILGIDELSEEDRLLVNRARRIQRFLSQNTFVAKAFTGLEGSFVPLSETIEAFTKIADGDYDDVPEQAFFLCGGLEDLERNAAELKKS; encoded by the coding sequence ATGACCGCAACCCTCGACGAGAAGCAGGGCACCGGCAGCGCCGGCGCGACCGGCCGCGTCTCCCGCGTCATCGGCCCGGTGGTCGACGTGGAGTTCTCCGCCGACACCATGCCCGACATCTACAACGCGCTCCAGGTCCAGGTGGAGCTCGGCGAGCTGAGCAAGACCCTCACCCTCGAGGTGGCCGCCCACATCGGCGACAACCTCGTGCGCGCCATCTCGATGCAGCCGACCGACGGCCTGGTGCGCGGCGCGGCGGTCACCGACACCGGCGGTCCGATCAGCGTGCCCGTCGGCGACGTGACCAAGGGCCACGTCTTCAACGCGCTGGGCGAGTCGCTCGACGTGCCGACCGCGTCGCTGGAGATCACGGAGCGCTGGCCGATCCACCGCCAGCCGCCGCACTTCGACCAGCTCGAGTCCAAGACCGAGATGTTCGAGACCGGCATCAAGGTCATCGACCTGCTCACCCCCTACGTCCAGGGCGGCAAGATCGGCCTGTTCGGCGGTGCGGGCGTCGGCAAGACGGTGCTCATCCAGGAGATGATCTACCGCGTCGCCAACAACCACTCGGGCGTCTCGGTGTTCGCCGGCGTCGGCGAGCGCACCCGCGAGGGCAACGACCTCATCGCCGAGATGACCGAGACCGGTGTCATCAACCAGACCGCGCTGGTCTTCGGCCAGATGGACGAGCCGCCGGGCACCCGCCTGCGCGTCGCGCTCTCGGCGCTGACCATGGCCGAGTACTTCCGCGACGTCCAGGGCCAGGACGTGCTGCTGTTCATCGACAACATCTTCCGCTTCACCCAGGCGGGCTCGGAGGTCTCGACGCTGCTGGGCCGCATGCCCAGCGCCGTCGGCTACCAGCCGACCCTCGCCGACGAGATGGGCGTGCTGCAGGAGCGCATCACCTCGACGCGCGGTCACTCGATCACCTCGATGCAGGCGATCTACGTGCCGGCCGACGACATCACCGACCCGGCGCCGCACACGACGTTCGCGCACCTCGACGCGACGACGGTGCTCTCGCGCCCGATCTCGGAGCTGGGCATCTACCCGGCCGTCGACCCGCTCGACTCGACCAGCCGGATCCTCGACCCGCGCTACGTCGGCGACGAGCACTACCAGACCGCGCAGCGCGTCAAGGAGATCCTGCAGCGATACAAGGACCTCCAGGACATCATCGCGATCCTCGGCATCGACGAGCTCTCCGAGGAGGACCGGCTGCTCGTCAACCGGGCCCGGCGCATCCAGCGCTTCCTCTCGCAGAACACCTTCGTGGCCAAGGCGTTCACCGGCCTGGAGGGCTCGTTCGTCCCGCTGTCGGAGACGATCGAGGCGTTCACGAAGATCGCCGACGGCGACTACGACGACGTGCCGGAGCAGGCGTTCTTCCTGTGCGGCGGGCTCGAGGACCTCGAGCGCAACGCCGCGGAGCTCAAGAAGTCCTGA
- the atpE gene encoding ATP synthase F0 subunit C produces MEGNIAILGYGLSAIGPGVGVGLIFAAYINGVARQPEARGLLQPIAFLGFALAEALAIFGLALAFVFK; encoded by the coding sequence ATGGAAGGCAACATCGCGATTCTGGGCTACGGCCTGTCGGCCATCGGCCCCGGCGTGGGCGTCGGCCTGATCTTCGCCGCCTACATCAACGGCGTCGCGCGCCAGCCCGAGGCCCGCGGCCTCCTGCAGCCGATCGCCTTCCTGGGCTTCGCGCTCGCAGAGGCCCTGGCCATCTTCGGTCTCGCGCTCGCGTTCGTCTTCAAGTAA
- a CDS encoding MraY family glycosyltransferase gives MRAYLLTALVAAAVTYLLVAPVRRFAVLAGAMTPVRDRDVHAEPVPRGGGLAMLGGLAAALLVAERLPLVSSVFDESSDPRALLSGAVLICLLGLADDKWSLDPLTKLAGQCLAAGVMVLQGLQVLWLPLPGQTYVLSSLEGTVLTILVVLVMINAVNFVDGLDGLAAGIVLIAAGAFFASSYRLWVDVGVPRAGTSTLTTAILFGMCAGFLPHNFHPARVFMGDSGSMLLGLSLAASVISLTGQLDPGDVSAARLGPAILPIVLPVVVVLVPLLDLGLAVVRRTWAGRSPFAADKQHLHHRLLEIGHSHRRAVVVMYAWSALVAFSVVALSVLDGPWPKVGVGVALLAALAATLGVDRGRWIRREPERRSSRRTSA, from the coding sequence GTGCGCGCGTACCTCCTCACCGCCCTCGTCGCCGCGGCCGTCACCTACCTGCTCGTCGCCCCGGTGCGCCGCTTCGCGGTGCTGGCCGGGGCGATGACGCCGGTGCGCGACCGCGACGTCCACGCCGAGCCCGTGCCCCGCGGGGGCGGGCTCGCAATGCTCGGCGGGCTCGCCGCGGCGCTGCTGGTGGCCGAGCGGCTGCCGCTGGTCAGCTCGGTCTTCGACGAGAGCTCCGACCCGCGCGCGCTGCTCAGCGGGGCGGTGCTCATCTGCCTGCTCGGGCTGGCCGACGACAAGTGGAGCCTCGACCCGCTGACCAAGCTGGCCGGCCAGTGCCTGGCCGCGGGCGTCATGGTGCTGCAGGGGCTGCAGGTGCTGTGGCTGCCGCTGCCTGGGCAGACCTACGTGCTGAGCTCGCTCGAGGGCACGGTCCTGACCATCCTGGTCGTGCTGGTGATGATCAACGCTGTCAACTTCGTCGACGGGCTCGACGGGCTCGCGGCCGGCATCGTGCTCATCGCCGCCGGCGCCTTCTTCGCGAGCTCCTACCGGCTCTGGGTCGACGTCGGCGTCCCGCGCGCCGGCACCTCCACGCTCACGACCGCGATCCTGTTCGGCATGTGCGCGGGCTTCCTCCCGCACAACTTCCACCCGGCGCGGGTCTTCATGGGCGACAGCGGCTCGATGCTGCTGGGCCTCTCCCTCGCCGCCTCGGTCATCAGCCTCACGGGCCAGCTCGACCCCGGTGACGTCAGCGCGGCCCGGCTGGGCCCGGCGATCCTGCCCATCGTGCTGCCCGTGGTGGTGGTGCTCGTGCCGCTGCTCGACCTCGGGCTCGCGGTGGTGCGCCGCACGTGGGCGGGCCGCTCGCCGTTCGCGGCCGACAAGCAGCACCTGCACCACCGCCTGCTCGAGATCGGGCACTCCCACCGCCGCGCGGTGGTGGTGATGTACGCGTGGTCGGCCCTGGTCGCGTTCAGCGTGGTCGCGCTCTCGGTCCTCGACGGGCCCTGGCCCAAGGTGGGCGTCGGAGTGGCGCTGCTGGCCGCGCTCGCCGCGACCCTGGGCGTCGACCGCGGGCGCTGGATCAGACGCGAACCGGAGCGCAGGAGTTCCCGCCGTACGAGTGCGTAG
- a CDS encoding TMEM199/VMA12 family protein codes for MAQTSPSDDGFGVLSYLLTGVFLFGGLGWLGDWLLGSRFLLPVGLVAGAALALYTIFLRYGQDASAPAPTGGQAPEALPHPQRGTR; via the coding sequence ATGGCGCAGACGTCCCCGTCCGACGACGGCTTCGGCGTCCTGTCGTACCTCCTGACCGGCGTCTTCCTCTTCGGCGGGCTGGGCTGGCTCGGCGACTGGCTGCTGGGGAGCAGGTTCCTGCTCCCCGTGGGCCTCGTCGCAGGGGCGGCCCTGGCCCTCTACACGATCTTCCTCCGCTACGGCCAGGACGCCAGCGCACCGGCACCGACCGGTGGGCAGGCGCCCGAGGCTCTCCCGCACCCACAGAGAGGGACGCGATGA
- a CDS encoding F0F1 ATP synthase subunit B yields MTGIAASPWSDKAPIIPHPAEFIVGLLAFAVLYWAVQKWVVPQFEKVYAERTAAIEGGIARAEQAQAEADAAREQYTASLAEARGEAARIRAEAQSERKAIVDGARAEAEEAAARVQERSAAQLAAEVASARGQLSREVGRLSVELASRIVGENLADTDATRRTVDRFLADLEERAPAGAELPEGQH; encoded by the coding sequence ATGACCGGCATCGCCGCGTCACCGTGGTCGGACAAGGCGCCGATCATCCCGCACCCGGCGGAGTTCATCGTCGGGCTGCTCGCCTTCGCGGTCCTCTACTGGGCCGTGCAGAAGTGGGTCGTGCCGCAGTTCGAGAAGGTCTACGCCGAGCGCACCGCGGCCATCGAGGGCGGCATCGCCCGGGCGGAGCAGGCGCAGGCCGAGGCCGACGCGGCGCGGGAGCAGTACACCGCCTCGCTGGCCGAGGCACGCGGTGAGGCCGCCCGGATCCGGGCCGAGGCCCAGTCCGAGCGCAAGGCGATCGTCGACGGCGCGCGTGCCGAGGCCGAGGAGGCCGCGGCCCGCGTGCAGGAGCGCAGCGCCGCCCAGCTGGCCGCCGAGGTCGCGTCCGCGCGCGGGCAGCTCTCGCGCGAGGTCGGCCGGCTCTCGGTCGAGCTCGCCAGCCGGATCGTCGGCGAGAACCTCGCCGACACCGACGCGACGCGTCGCACGGTCGACCGCTTCCTGGCCGACCTCGAGGAGCGCGCCCCCGCGGGCGCCGAGCTCCCGGAGGGGCAGCACTGA
- a CDS encoding F0F1 ATP synthase subunit delta: MQGASRVSLTALRERLAAREVGHGSSEQVEQESRELFAVAGLLGREAQLRSALTDPSTEPSTKAHVAEAVLRGQVSEPTAQIVAEAARLRWSRQGDLADVLETLGAEAAFALADAAGALDRVEEELFRVSRLVEADAGLRHALTDPALPLEGRTALVGNLLADRADATTVRLVAQVVGSLRGRRLEEALDTLVELAAERRSETVAEATSAVALTPEQEQRLAAVLSRVYATPVRLNVVVDPTVIGGVVVRIGDEVVDGSVLHRIEQARQSFSR, from the coding sequence ATGCAGGGCGCCAGCAGGGTCTCCCTGACCGCGCTGCGCGAGCGGCTCGCCGCCCGCGAGGTCGGCCACGGGAGCAGCGAGCAGGTCGAGCAGGAGTCGCGCGAGCTGTTCGCCGTCGCCGGGCTGCTGGGCCGCGAGGCCCAGCTGCGGTCGGCGCTGACCGACCCGTCCACCGAGCCCTCGACCAAGGCGCACGTCGCCGAGGCCGTGCTGCGCGGCCAGGTCTCCGAGCCCACGGCGCAGATCGTGGCCGAGGCGGCCCGGCTGCGCTGGTCGCGCCAGGGCGACCTCGCCGACGTGCTCGAGACGCTCGGCGCCGAGGCGGCGTTCGCGCTGGCCGACGCGGCCGGGGCGCTCGACCGCGTCGAGGAGGAGCTCTTCCGGGTCTCGCGCCTGGTCGAGGCCGACGCGGGCCTGCGCCACGCGCTCACCGACCCGGCCCTGCCCCTCGAGGGCCGCACCGCCCTGGTGGGCAACCTGCTCGCCGACCGCGCCGACGCGACCACCGTCCGGCTGGTCGCCCAGGTCGTAGGCTCGTTGCGGGGACGCCGCCTGGAGGAGGCGCTCGACACCCTCGTCGAGCTCGCCGCCGAGCGTCGTTCGGAGACCGTCGCCGAGGCCACCTCGGCGGTGGCCCTCACCCCCGAGCAGGAGCAGCGGCTCGCCGCGGTCCTCTCGCGGGTCTACGCGACGCCGGTGCGGCTCAACGTCGTGGTCGACCCGACGGTGATCGGCGGGGTGGTCGTGCGCATCGGCGACGAGGTCGTCGACGGCAGCGTCCTGCACCGCATCGAGCAGGCCCGCCAATCGTTCAGCCGCTGA
- a CDS encoding F0F1 ATP synthase subunit gamma: MPVQVRVLRRRIRSVQATKKITRAMELISASRIIKAQQRVNESRPYATELTRALTAAASKATIDHPLLTEHESPTRAVAILVTSDRGLAGAYSSNVLREGEALTGLLRSEGKEVVPFLVGRKAVSYYRFRGRTNGGEWAGFTDQPTYADAKEIADAAVELFGREPGSADGADEVHIVYTEFRSMVSQEVVTHRILPLVVEETTEAPAEGPLPLYEFEPSAEQVLDALLPKYVVSRVYDALLQAAASQHAARRRAMKAATDNADELIKAYTREANAARQAAITQEISEIVGGANALADATAGQ, encoded by the coding sequence GTGCCCGTCCAGGTGCGCGTCCTGCGCCGGCGGATCCGCTCGGTGCAGGCGACGAAGAAGATCACGCGGGCGATGGAGCTCATCTCCGCCTCCCGCATCATCAAGGCCCAGCAGCGCGTCAACGAGAGCCGGCCCTACGCGACCGAGCTCACGCGTGCGCTGACCGCTGCGGCCTCGAAGGCGACGATCGACCACCCGCTGCTCACCGAGCACGAGTCGCCCACGCGCGCGGTCGCGATCCTGGTCACCTCCGACCGGGGGCTCGCCGGCGCGTACTCCTCCAACGTCCTGCGCGAGGGGGAGGCCCTCACCGGCCTGCTCCGCAGCGAGGGCAAGGAGGTCGTGCCGTTCCTCGTCGGCCGCAAGGCGGTGTCCTACTACCGCTTCCGCGGGCGGACCAACGGCGGCGAGTGGGCCGGGTTCACCGACCAGCCGACCTACGCCGACGCCAAGGAGATCGCCGACGCGGCGGTCGAGCTGTTCGGGCGCGAGCCCGGCAGCGCCGACGGTGCCGACGAGGTGCACATCGTCTACACCGAGTTCCGCAGCATGGTGAGCCAGGAGGTCGTGACCCACCGGATCCTGCCCCTGGTCGTCGAGGAGACGACCGAGGCGCCGGCCGAGGGCCCGCTCCCGCTGTACGAGTTCGAGCCCTCCGCGGAGCAGGTGCTCGACGCGCTGCTGCCCAAGTACGTCGTCAGCCGGGTCTACGACGCGCTGCTCCAGGCCGCGGCCTCGCAGCACGCGGCCCGTCGGCGGGCCATGAAGGCCGCCACGGACAACGCCGACGAGCTCATCAAGGCCTACACGCGCGAGGCGAACGCCGCGCGCCAGGCGGCCATCACCCAGGAGATCAGCGAGATCGTCGGTGGGGCGAACGCCCTGGCCGACGCCACAGCCGGCCAGTAG
- a CDS encoding DUF2550 domain-containing protein, giving the protein MLVALDALGIVLLLVVVALVVVTVRRRVLQRGRGTFDCSLRNRARPFPKGWMLGIARYERDLVEWYRVFSFSPRPRERVVRRDLEVVERRSPTGAEALALLPGAVVLVCEVEGRRIELGMGADAMTGFLAWLESAPPGQHSIVA; this is encoded by the coding sequence GTGCTCGTCGCGCTCGACGCGCTGGGCATCGTCCTGCTGCTCGTGGTCGTCGCCCTCGTGGTCGTCACCGTGCGGCGCCGCGTCCTCCAGCGCGGGCGCGGCACCTTCGACTGCAGCCTGCGCAACAGAGCACGCCCGTTCCCGAAGGGCTGGATGCTCGGCATCGCCCGCTACGAGCGCGACCTCGTCGAGTGGTACCGCGTCTTCAGCTTCTCCCCGCGCCCGCGAGAGCGCGTCGTCCGGCGCGACCTCGAGGTCGTCGAGCGCCGCTCGCCCACAGGTGCCGAGGCGCTGGCGCTGCTGCCCGGCGCGGTCGTGCTGGTCTGCGAGGTCGAGGGCCGGCGCATCGAGCTCGGCATGGGCGCGGACGCCATGACCGGCTTCCTCGCCTGGCTCGAGTCGGCTCCGCCGGGCCAGCACAGCATCGTCGCGTGA
- a CDS encoding F0F1 ATP synthase subunit epsilon: MVVAKTIEGDIGVLPGHTPVLAVLANGVVRIDATEGEQVRALVLGGFLSIADDRVSILAEFTEPADEIDTAAAEAALREAEQAGDDDAADLARARLAAASSAS; the protein is encoded by the coding sequence ATGGTCGTCGCCAAGACCATCGAGGGCGACATCGGCGTCCTGCCGGGCCACACCCCCGTCCTGGCCGTGCTGGCCAACGGCGTCGTGCGCATCGACGCGACCGAGGGCGAGCAGGTCCGGGCCCTGGTGCTCGGCGGCTTCCTGAGCATCGCCGACGACCGCGTCTCCATCCTGGCCGAGTTCACCGAGCCTGCCGACGAGATCGACACCGCCGCCGCCGAGGCCGCCCTCCGGGAGGCCGAGCAGGCCGGCGACGACGACGCCGCCGACCTGGCGCGGGCCCGCCTGGCCGCCGCCTCGAGCGCCTCCTAG
- the murA gene encoding UDP-N-acetylglucosamine 1-carboxyvinyltransferase translates to MERFRVVGGGRLSGDVRVTGAKNSVLKLMAAALLAEGTTVLEDVPDILDTAIMAELLRRLGCTVEHDRGRSSVSITVPAMPGHEADYDLVRRMRASICVLGPLLARCGQVSVARPGGDNIGSRPLDMHISGLQRLGATIETEHGNILASAPQGLAGATIWLDFPSVGATENILMAAVLAKGLTVIDNAAREPEIVDLCEMLASMGASISGAGTSTLEVEGVESLRPTRHVSVPDRIVAGTWAYAAAMTRGDVTVRNGRPEHLEIALDKLVTAGAQVERVLATDEAEGGFRVVMDRRPKAVDVVTLPFPGFATDLLPMVLAINSVAEGAAMVTENVFEARFMFVDELARLGADVRTDGHHCVVRGRQRLSGAPVTAHDIRAGAGLVVAGLVADGVTTVADAYHVDRGYPGFADQLQALGVEVTREPDPDALLAGE, encoded by the coding sequence ATGGAGCGCTTTCGGGTTGTGGGCGGCGGACGGCTGTCGGGCGACGTACGCGTCACGGGTGCCAAGAACAGCGTTCTCAAGCTCATGGCGGCGGCGCTGCTCGCCGAGGGCACCACCGTCCTCGAGGACGTGCCCGACATCCTCGACACCGCGATCATGGCCGAGCTGCTGCGGCGGCTGGGCTGCACGGTCGAGCACGACCGCGGGCGCAGCTCGGTGTCGATCACGGTGCCGGCGATGCCAGGTCACGAGGCCGACTACGACCTCGTGCGCCGCATGCGTGCGTCGATCTGCGTGCTCGGGCCGCTGCTCGCCCGCTGCGGGCAGGTCAGCGTGGCCCGCCCCGGCGGCGACAACATCGGCTCGCGCCCGCTCGACATGCACATCAGCGGACTGCAGCGCCTGGGCGCGACCATCGAGACCGAGCACGGCAACATCCTGGCGAGCGCGCCGCAGGGCCTCGCCGGTGCCACGATCTGGCTCGACTTCCCCAGCGTCGGTGCGACCGAGAACATCCTGATGGCCGCGGTGCTCGCCAAGGGCCTGACGGTGATCGACAACGCGGCCCGCGAGCCCGAGATCGTCGACCTGTGCGAGATGCTCGCCTCGATGGGCGCCAGCATCTCCGGCGCGGGCACGTCGACCCTCGAGGTCGAGGGCGTCGAGAGCCTGCGGCCGACCCGGCACGTCAGCGTGCCCGACCGCATCGTGGCGGGCACGTGGGCGTACGCCGCGGCGATGACCCGCGGCGACGTGACGGTCCGCAACGGCCGCCCGGAGCACCTCGAGATCGCGCTCGACAAGCTGGTCACCGCCGGTGCGCAGGTCGAGCGGGTGCTGGCCACCGACGAGGCCGAGGGCGGGTTCCGCGTCGTCATGGACCGCCGGCCGAAGGCCGTCGACGTCGTCACGCTGCCGTTCCCCGGCTTCGCGACCGACCTGCTGCCGATGGTCCTGGCGATCAACAGCGTCGCCGAGGGCGCGGCGATGGTCACCGAGAACGTGTTCGAGGCGCGGTTCATGTTCGTCGACGAGCTCGCCCGGCTCGGTGCCGACGTGCGCACCGACGGCCACCACTGCGTCGTACGCGGTCGCCAGCGCCTCTCCGGCGCTCCGGTCACCGCCCACGACATCCGCGCCGGCGCCGGGCTCGTCGTCGCCGGGCTGGTGGCCGACGGCGTGACGACGGTCGCCGACGCGTACCACGTCGACCGCGGCTACCCCGGCTTCGCCGACCAGCTCCAGGCGCTCGGGGTCGAGGTCACCCGCGAGCCCGACCCCGACGCCCTCCTCGCCGGGGAGTAG